A genomic region of Papaver somniferum cultivar HN1 chromosome 7, ASM357369v1, whole genome shotgun sequence contains the following coding sequences:
- the LOC113296064 gene encoding putative F-box protein At3g23950: MVSSTPLTDDMLLEIFSHLPLNSTYKFKCLSKVWLSNLSHPEFITKWFKINSKSLPWIQYYSTNDRRVTDEHADKNRLIAKMAYPESHSGFMSRNDHLFSLKFLMNQKPSGAELLVLGSSNGLVLCSVILCPRRKKTDGLYHVCNPLTQEWVSLPPYIEGFGVSAIFCEHSSSFPSCFKVVRIREFETPSKKFIVDMFCSTLGVWESFQVSCDKNVVWGWSNKIVTLNGVLFWAEGGGMLVCDLNQKNGSGGRRCSLIDLPDRVLDVNEFGIFDSRIGESEGRVCYAKIKWTASGRGMTVSIWVLNEVKWKILHRNISLDNVLAELLSRIGEEAAPIRVLGFSPVDRNVILLGWKHWVWRLNIKTRSFEELRLDNRRVHDAGVMILPFALKPMPTVLPPPSW; encoded by the coding sequence ATGGTTTCTTCAACTCCCTTAACAGATGATATGCTGCTCGAGATCTTTAGTCATCTTCCTCTGAATTCAACCTACAAGTTTAAATGTCTATCAAAGGTATGGTTATCTAACCTCTCACACCCTGAATTCATTACCAAATGGTTCAAAATTAACAGCAAATCTCTTCCATGGATACAATATTATTCAACTAATGACCGCCGCGTTACTGATGAACATGCTGATAAAAACCGTTTGATAGCTAAGATGGCATATCCAGAATCACATTCAGGGTTCATGTCTAGAAATGACCATCTGTTCTCTCTTAAGTTTCTTATGAATCAGAAACCATCTGGGGCTGAGTTGCTTGTTTTAGGTTCTAGTAATGGCTTGGTACTTTGTTCAGTTATTTTGTGTCCTAGGAGGAAGAAGACGGATGGCTTGTATCATGTTTGTAATCCACTAACTCAGGAATGGGTTTCACTTCCTCcatatattgaaggatttggtgtCAGTGCTATATTTTGTGAGCATTCATCATCATTCCCAAGTTGTTTTAAGGTTGTACGTATCCGAGAATTCGAAACGCCTTCGAAGAAATTCATCGTTGATATGTTCTGTTCTACTCTCGGTGTATGGGAAAGCTTTCAAGTTTCGTGTGATAAAAATGTTGTGTGGGGATGGTCTAATAAAATTGTTACCCTTAATGGTGTTTTGTTTTGGGCTGAAGGGGGTGGAATGTTAGTTTGTGATCTTAATCAGAAAAATGGAAGTGGTGGACGTCGATGTAGTTTGATTGATTTGCCGGATAGGGTGCTTGATGTTAATGAATTTGGTATCTTTGATAGTCGCATTGGGGAGTCAGAAGGCCGGGTCTGTTACGCTAAAATTAAATGGACAGCAAGTGGAAGGGGAATGACTGTAAGTATTTGGGTGCTCAATGAGGTCAAGTGGAAAATATTGCACAGGAATATTTCACTGGACAATGTCTTAGCAGAACTGCTTTCTCGGATAGGTGAAGAAGCTGCGCCAATCAGAGTTTTAGGTTTCAGTCCAGTAGACCGTAATGTTATTTTGCTCGGTTGGAAGCACTGGGTCTGGAGGCTTAATATCAAAACCAGAAGCTTTGAAGAACTCCGCTTGGATAACAGACGTGTTCATGATGCGGGTGTGATGATCCTGCCATTTGCTCTAAAGCCAATGCCAACAGTACTTCCACCGCCCTCTTGGTAG
- the LOC113299734 gene encoding THO complex subunit 6-like: MGGDARNWDEESYRKSILKEREIQSRTVFRTVFAPSSSQNPEYIVVGSSDGSVAPYSISSCISNHHLWFSKSGNQMNMCASSSVAEPFCLLKGHNGPAYDVKFFGDGDDSLLLSCGDDGRIQGWRWNTILNSGCHAQETDLKPVLGLVNPQHKGPWGSLSPIPENNALAVDYQGGSIFSAAGDSCAYCWDVETSQIKMVFRGHTDYLHCVVARNSSNQIITGSEDGSMRIWDCRSGKYVNIIEPKQMKSKEAFPWISCIGLDSSESWLACGSGRSLSIWNLPASECISRIETCSPTQDLVFDDNQIIAVGAEPLLSRFDLNGMTLSQIQCAPQSAFSISLHPSGVMAVGGFGGLVDVISQFGSHLCTFCCRGH, encoded by the exons ATGGGAGGAGATGCAAGGAATTGGGATGAAGAATCATATAGAAAAAGTATATTAAAAGAAAGAGAGATTCAATCTAGAACTGTATTCAGAACAGTCTTTGCTCCTTCTTCTTCACAAAACCCTGAATACATTGTTGTTGGTTCTAGTGATGGATCTGTTGCTCCTTATTCTATCTCTTCTTGTATCTCTAATCAT CATCTCTGGTTTAGCAAGAGTGGAAATCAAAT gaatatGTGTGCATCTTCTTCAGTGGCTGAACCGTTTTGTTTACTTAAAGGGCATAATGGACCTGCTTATGATGTCAAATTCTTTGGTGATGGGGATGATTCTTTACTGTTGAG TTGTGGAGATGATGGTCGTATTCAAGGGTGGAGATGGAACACAATCCTCAATTCAGGTTGTCATGCCCAAG AAACTGATTTGAAGCCTGTACTTGGCTTGGTGAACCCTCAGCATAA AGGTCCTTGGGGTTCTCTTTCTCCAATTCCTGAAAACAATGCCCTAGCCGTTGATTATCAG GGGGGATCCATTTTTTCAGCTGCTGGTGATTCTTGTGCTTATTGTTGGGATGTG GAAACAAGCCAAATTAAAATGGTTTTCAGAGGCCACACAGACTACCTGCATTGCGTAGTTGCACGTAATTCCAGCAATCAG ATCATAACTGGTTCAGAGGATGGGAGCATGCGAATCTGGG ACTGCAGAAGTGGAAAATATGTAAACATCATAGAGCCAAAGCAAATGAAGTCAAAGGAAGCTTTCCCGTGGATTAGTTGCATTGGTCTGGATTCAAGTGAAAGCTGGCTG GCTTGTGGCAGTGGTAGGAGTTTGTCAATCTGGAACCTTCCTGCCTCTGAGTGCATTTCGAGGATTGAAACTTGCTCTCCTACGCAAGACTTGGTGTTTGATGACAATCAA ATTATAGCAGTTGGAGCAGAACCTTTACTCAGCCGGTTTGATTTGAATGGGATGACACTCTCACAGATTCAGTGTGCCCCACAATCAGCATTTTCAATTTCCCTTCATCCATCGGGT GTAATGGCAGTCGGAGGCTTTGGAGGTCTCGTGGATGTCATATCTCAGTTTGGAAGTCATTTGTGCACGTTTTGTTGCAGAGGTCATTGA
- the LOC113299735 gene encoding geranylgeranyl transferase type-1 subunit beta-like has product MLWKLIFQPYLFDLLLLYEWRLESHCYVSAAISSLLNDWSGMDMEETKEYIVNCQSYDGGFWLVPGLESHVMKVVQHILQS; this is encoded by the exons ATGCTTTGGAAACTAATATTTCAGCCCTATCtatttgatttacttttgttATATGAGTGGAGACTGGAGAGTCATTGTTATGTTTCAGCTGCCATATCTTCTTTGTTGAATGATTGGAGTGGGATGGATATGGAGGAAACCAAGGAATATATAGTGAACTGTCAG TCATATGATGGGGGATTTTGGTTGGTTCCTGGATTAGAATCTCATG TGATGAAGGTGGTGCAACATATTCTGCAGTCGTAG